The Salvelinus alpinus chromosome 14, SLU_Salpinus.1, whole genome shotgun sequence genomic sequence GAAGGGGAGTTCACTGTGGCCAGTCTCGTCATCTGGCTCAGTCTTGCCATGTTTGGGCTCTTTGTCCCGTTGCTGAGGTAACACAGAAAGAGGTGTCTGCAGGCCATCTGGTTGGAAAGACAGTGAGAACATCTCAGAGTAGTCAGACTGTGCACTCCCAGGGTTACTGTCCATCTCATCCATGTCTGAATCGCTGTAGCCACCAAAGGAGCGGTCCCCATACATGGATTTCTCAGGAGAGCTAGAGTATGAGCTTGCCTCCACAGAAACACCTGAATCAGAATCTGGACATTCTGTCATTATCTCAGGTTTGTTGTCTCTATCAAATGTATCTGCAGGAGAAAGGTCCTGTAATTCCATTGGTCTAAAAGTAGGCTTGTTTGGTATTTCTGCCAATGAGTTACCTCCATTTCCTTGCCCACAAGGCAGGGTGACACTGGTCACTTTTGTGTTGACAACGTCTGGGTAAAATATGTCACAGAAAGTGTCTGCACTGAAATGAGTATTGAGGTCTGGAGCCTTCAGGGTCATCTGACTGAGATGGTCCAGTGGAGCCATGTTGGGAAAGCTCTCCTCAAAGGTGTTGATGAATTCAGGTGGGCAGACATCTGCTGTGTTTGATGCCACCTCTTCCAGGTTGGGCAATGGGTAGAAGCTGTAGTTTGGATCCTCAGGGGTGGTGTTAGTGGGCAGATATCGTCCGGTCTGCTCCCGCGTGTCCTCCATTTCCATATTCAGACATTGCTAGAAAACAAGATTCAGAAGCATCAAAACAAATCCAGTaacccatgcagtttattagacaTCAAGATGTAACGTTAATGTAATATGCAGTATAGAACCATCATATGGATTAGCTGTTGTTCAGTTTTTACTAATCATTTATTAAACCTTGGTTTCAAACCTTTTTATTGCCAATAGTAGCTGAAACTTTGCACAGGTTCAATATTGCAAATCAAGTGGAATTCCTAAATTGACTAAAATAAATTTGCATGAAATTACGCATTGTATTTGTactgtaaataaagtattttctTTCTTGTTTCCATGCTACTACTAACTGCTGAAGCATTAGAAGCTATTTTATGTTCTACTAAGGACACAAGCAGCTTCACACCATTTGAGACTTTCCCTCCCCCTGCTCGGAGTCAACAGTGCTATGTGGGAACCTGATCACAGTGGCATTAGCTGAGTAGTATCTTCTTACGCTGTGTACCATTCAAACACAAAAAACAAAAGATAAGTATGTCCTCTCATGCATACCTGGCTGCTGCCATCCATGCATTCTTTGAGTGCTTGTTACACCATAGAGGCGGTAGAATATTCGTATTGTACCTGCAGCTCAGGGAGGGACAAAAGCTCCATCCAGGCCTGCTCCAAATCTGGGGAGGTCCTTTGTGGGGGCAGTGGGGCTGGGAGTAGGGGCAGCTGGGTCAAAGCTGGCGGATCAGACTTCATCATGATGTGGCTGCTGTTGGGTGCTGGAGCTACGGCGGCATCCAGACTGGAAGAGGTATTCTACAACACAAACAAGGGAGGGAAATAATGTAAAAGACAGGTACATACAACATTATATATTGTTCATTAGAAACTTGGTGGTTTGAgcgctgaatgctgattggctgacagccatggtatatctgaccgtataccacgggtatgacaaaaaatatataattacttttgtaaccagtttataatagcaataaggcacctctgaggtttgtggtatatggccaatataccacggctaagggctgtgtccaggcattcCGTGTTGCGTTGTGGctaagaacaacccttagccatggtatattggccatttacCACACCCCTTCtgtccttattgcttaattagaaaTCTTGGTAAGCATATTTTTAAAGGTAATAGTGAAAGCCTGTATTCTTACCTCAGTTGCCTCTACCAAAGGAAATGTCTCTGCCAGCAGTTGCATACATTCATCAAATGACATGGCATCCCCGTCTACAGTGAAGCTGACATCCTGAAAGCAAAGATTCAAAGCACTTCAGGATTTCATCTAAATTCCCTCTATTCTTGACACTGCATCCATTTCAACATTGTGTTTGAAAATGCCCGATTTGCTAAAGAATAGGTAAGAATTTGAGCAGAGAGCATTGCGCTACCTTAGACAAAGCTCTCCACAGAGCAGTTTCTAtacagccaaatccactaatgCAAAACTACAAAGCCACCTGTGTTTCCCTAATTACACTGGACGAGGTTGTTACCTAGCTACAGAGCAGCTGCAGCTGGGAGGGGAGTGGCCAGCCCCTGACATGactgacagctgtgtgtgtgtacggtaccTGTATGACTTGAGAGGATGCGGCGGAGGTAGCCGTCTGCAGTGGCTGTCCGCTGGTCGCAAGGCGGGGCACAAACTCCCCCGTCTCCTCATCCAGCTGCAGCTGAGCAAGCAGGGCCTTCTCCTGCTCCTTCTGCTGCTGCAGCCTCTTgtcctcctcctgctccctctgctgCTGCAGCTCGTGCTCCTTCTGACGCTGGCAGTAGTCAAACACCTCGCGCCCCGCACCCAGATCTATGTCCTGCCTCCACAGGATGTCAATCAGGTCTATGTCCTGCCAACAGACAACAAGTTAGACCGGAACTCACAAAGCACCACACAGACTGTGACCAGATGAAAAGGAGATTGGTGAGGAGGAACAAGGAAGCGTTTCCCTGCTGTGAAGGAGTACGGCTACTGTGTCTCTCCAGTGCCACGCCCCGTCCCTCCGGGTGTCTGACGACAGCAGTACTAGCAAGAAGCAGCATGAATAATAGATGCACTTCTCCATTTTCCCCaactgctcccgagtggcgcagcggtctaaggcactacagacaccctggttccattctaggctgtatcacagcggtctaaggcactgcatctcagtgctagaggcgtcactacagaccgtgGTTcatttccaggctgtatcacagcggtctaaggcactgcatctcagtgcaagaggcgtcactacagacaccctggttccattctaggctgtatcacagcggtctaaggcactgcatctcagtgttagaggcgtcactacagaccttggttcatttccaggctgtatcacagcggtctaaggcactgcatctcagtgcaagaggcgtcactacagacaccctggttccattctaggctgtatcacagcggtctgaggcactgcatctcagtgctagaggcgtcactacagaccttggttcatttccaggctgtatcacagcggtctaagtcactacagacaccctggttccattctaGGCTGTaccacagcggtctaaggcactacagacaTTGGTTcatttccaggctgtatcacaaccggccgtgattgggagtcccataggccggcgcacaattggcccagcgtcgtccgggtttggccggggtaggccgtcattgtaataagactttgttcttaactgacttgcctagttaaataaagattaaatacatatattttttttttattcacccAGAGGAGATGTGTCTCTCAGCTGGTGACTCTCTTGATTAGTCTCTCAACCAAATAAATCAAAGGACAGCAGGTCAAATGTAATATCACTAGCTCAAAAACGAATGAAATTATTGATCACTCTGAGGAGAAAAGTTCATTGATACAGCTTAAAATTAAAACAGAGTTTTACGGAGTAAAAACAGTTTTACAGAGTGGCTGCGTTGCCGAAAACATTGGATGCCTTTTCCAGATAGCTAGAAAACCGAATCTTCTGCGCATGTGCGTAATTATTTACTTTACAAATGTTTTCTACTTTTTATTTGATAAACAACACTGCACCATATTACTGTATTTTGAGAACCATGTCAGCATGAGATCTAACAAGGAAGGTTTGGTGCAAATATGTTCAGACAAAGTTCTTACTATGTCCCCTCTGGTGTATACAGTAGCAACACCACTAGGACCTCCTGGTATGCCTCGCAGAGTCTGGCGGTTATTAGCTGCCTGCCTGTTCAGTCAGGAATGTCCAGAGATAAACTGTGCTGGTCTCCCCTGGGGCCATCTTAACATCCATTACACAGACCTTATATACAGAAGGAAACATTTCACAAAGGACTTGTGAGATTGCATTAACCCAACATATTAGGTCACAAGGAAAGCTCTGAGGATGTGCCTATTTGTTGCCTAAAAGAAGAAGGACAATGATACTTTCAGAGAGAATGGGTAACAtaaacagaacagagagaggatgtAAAGAGAAACAGATCAGATGACTAACAAAGTGGAAGGGAGTGCAAAGAGGATGTGGTGTGGGAAAGATTTCAGGGCTTGGTGTAGATTTCGACATAGATAACTCTTGTAAATGGAATGAGCAGAAGTAATTGATTTGTAACTTGTCGACCCAAATCAAGTGTTAAACATGGCCACAAAAAATCCCAAAACAATGTTTAATTATATAATTCACACGACCTATTATCATTAAATTCAGAAATAGTTCTAacaaacattctctctctctctctgcagtgcagTTGGGAACTCTTTAACCCTAATAGCCTCATGGGTGTCACGTCAAATCCAGCATTAATCCACGACCACTAAAGCCTTTAAAGTCACAACGTCTGGTTAGGGCTGTAAGTCTCACCATTAATCTTGGTCTGGGTAGTGAGTACACAAAACCATAGGTGATACATTATGGCTCTGGAGAGGATGACGAATGGCCcacacaaccacccacaaataTCACTTACAGTCTAGAAGAGTAAAAAAATCTTGAAAAATAGGCATACAAAGCCTTATTATtttcgaatcaaatcaaatcttattggtcgcgtacaccgattattagctccaacagtgcagtagaatgtctagcAAATACAGTACAGATAATCTATAAATCTAAACAGGGAAATCAAGAAATGTCAGAACGAGTCCAATTAACAATCCAATAtagatatattagagtgagcAGTGTCAGAATGCAGGATATAAATATGTGGTGTTTTTAGACAGTATATAATTCGGAAAATAAaatggtatgtacagtagtaggtaTATTAGAATGGGctatgcctagttaaataaataaataaaaaattgaaatGTGGTGAATATAGTGTATACATACAGTGAGTAAACAATAGTATATGAAGtgacctacagtgagggaaaaaagtatttgatcccctgctgattttgtacgtttgcccactgacaaagaaatgatcagtctataattttaatggtaggtttatttgaacagtgagagacagaataacaacaaaaaaatccagaaaaacgcatgtcaaaaacgttataaattgatttgcattttaatgagggaaataagtatttgaccccctctcaatcagaaagatttctggctcccaggtgtctttcatacaggtaacgagctgagattaggagcacactcttaaagggagtgctcctaatctcagtttcttacctgtataaaagacacctgtccacagaagcaatcaatcaatcagattccaaactctccaccatggccaagaccaaagagctctccaaggatgtcagggacaagattgtagatcaacacaaggctggaatgggctacaagaccattgccaagcagcttggtgagaaggtgacaacagttggtgcgattattcgcaaatggaagaaacacaaaagaactgtcaaactcccttggcctagggctccatgcaagatctcacctcgtggagttgcaatgatcatgagaatggtgaggaatcagcccagaactacacaggaggatcttgtcaatgatctcaaggcagctgggaccatagtcaccaagaaaacaattggtaacacactacgccgtgaaggactgaaatcctgcagcgcccgcaaggtccccctgctcaagaaagcacatatacatgcccgtctgaagtttgccgatgaacatctgaatgattcagaggacaactgggtgaacatgttgtggtcagatgagaccaaaatggagttctttggcatcaactcaacttgccgtgtttggaggaggaggaatgctgcctatgaccccaagaaaccatccccaccgtcaaacatggcggtggaaacattatgctttgggggtgtttttctgctaaggggacaggacaacttcaccgcatcaaagggacgatggacggggccatgtaccgtcaaatcttgggtgaaaacctccttccctcagccagggtattgaaaatgggtcgtggatgggtattccagcatgacaatgacccaaaacacacggccaaggcaacaaaggagtggctcaagaaaaagcacattaaggtcctggagtggcctagccagtctccagaccttaatcccatagaaaatctgtggagggagctgaaggttcgagttgccaaacgtcagtctcgaaaccttaatgacttgaagaagatctgcaaagaggagtgggacaaaatctctcctgagatgtgtgcaaacctggtggccaactacaagaaacatctgacctctgtgattgccaacaagggttttgccaccaagtactaagtcatgttttgcagaggggtcaaatacttatttccctcattaaaatgcaaataaatttataaaaattttgacatgcgtttttctggatttttttgttgatattctgtctctcactgttcaaataaacctaccattaaaattacagactgataatttctttgtcagtgggcaaacgtacaaaatcagcaggggatcaaatacttttttccctcactgtatgttcaAAGTCTCTATATACACGGGACATTTTATAGACACTTTCATCATACAGGATGGATTCCTAATGTCATAAAATATGTTATTGTAGAATCCCCTTTCGAGGGAAAAAAATATGATTTTCCCAAGAGCCTCTTTTCATGTCAACACCACACTACATTCATGCAGAGATGAGTGATCTGTGTACATTCACAAACTACTGAATCCTCCCCTTTCATGGACCGTCTCTAAAAGAGGATGATGTAACTATTTGGATGAACAGCTGAATGACTTCAGTAACTAACTATTTTGTTATAAACTATATTGGTGGAGTGAAGTATTTATCCACACAATACTTATGAATAGTATAAATGTACTAAGGTACCATGTTAGTTACCTTTATCTGTAACTCAGAGGAGGTCTGGACTACAAATAAGGAACTGGGCTTGTAAAAAATATATGCTTCATTTTCTGGTCGATTCTGCAAATTAGTGGAAATAAAAACATCATTTTTTTCATGCTAAAAAATAATCTCTTTGTTTAAAACCAAACAGACAGACTTTGAGTAGCTGTATTTGTACTTCCAGCAACTcaaacagaataaaacaattgtaTTAGGTGAAGAAACAGCACTTTTACAAAACAAGCCAACCAAAGCAATTGTAAGCGCCAGTAACACTACAGAGCTGTGAGATAGAGTAAGGTTTCCTGGACATACATTCAGCCTTGACCAAAAAGCATTTTCGTGTGTTTGCTTTTAAATCCAGGacaaggcttaatctgtgtccaggaaaccgtCCCAAAATGCACCTCTGTGTTGTTTCATGATACATTGCTGCTTGAAGAGCATACCGCCCCCTACTTGGGAGTCAGATGACTATATTTTTATTCACAAAAGAAACGCGTCTGGTTAAAACAACTAAGGAGACTTACCTCCTAAACATGACTAAACTCGGGTTTAGTCTTAATCTAGGGGGAAACCTGTTATTCAATTGATAAAACCAAGGTAGCAAGATGGTGCAGTTTCATTATCCCCCAACCAATTGTGTGTcttttttcacgttatttgttttcttacatttcacctttatttaaccaggtaggccagttgagaacaagttctcatttacaactgtgacctggccaagataaagcaacgcagtgcgacaaaaacaacacagagttacacacaaacaaacgtacagtcaataacacaatagaaaaatttatgtacagcatgtgcaaatgtagaagagtagggaggaaaggaaataaataggccatagaggcaaaataattacaatttagcaataacactggcgtgatagatgtgcagatgatgatgtgcaagtagagatactggggtgcaaaaaagCAAGAGGGTagataataatatggggatgaggtagttgggtgtgctatttacagattggctgtgtacaggtacagtgatcggtaagctgctctggcaaatctgaccataattgtatcctcctgattcctgcttacaagcaaaaactaaagcaggaagcaccagtgactcggtcaataaaaaaagtgggcagattaagcagatgctaaactacaggacttcttcagatggcattgaggagtacaccacatcagttactggcttcatcaataagtgcatcaatgacgtcgtccccacagtgaaagGAGTGAGACTTTAACTCGGAAGCTTAaaataaatcccgctatgccctctgacgaaccatcaaacaggcaaagcgtcaatacaggactaagattgaatcgtactacaccgactctgacgctcgtcggatgtggcagggcttgcaaagtattacagactacaaaaggaagcacagaggcgagctgcccagtgacacaagccttcCAGATgaactaaattacttctatgctcgcttcgaggcaagtaacactgaagcatgcatgagagcatcagcggttccggacgactgtgtgataacgctctccgtagccgatgtgagaaagacctttaaacacgtcaacattcacaaggccgcagggtcagatggattaccaggacttgtactcagagcatgcgctgaccaactagcaagtgtcttcactgacattttcaacctgtccctgactgagtctgtaatacctacatgtttcaagcagaccaccatagtccctgtgctcaagaacactaaggtaacctgcctaaatgactaccgacccatagcactcacgtctgtagagcccaggtggtaagggtaggtaacaacacatccgccacgctgatcctcaacacgggggcccctcatgggtgcgtgctcagtcccctcctgtactccctgttcaatcatgactgcatggtcaggcacgacaccaacaccatcattaagtttgcagatgactcaacagtggtaggcctaatcaccgacaacgatgagacagcctatagggaaagggtaagagacctggccgtgtggtgccaggataacaacctatccctcaacgtggtcaagacaaaggagatgattgtggactactggaaaaggaggaccgagcacgcccccattctcgtcgacggggctgtagtggagcaggttgagagcttcaagttccttggtgtccacatctccaacaaactatcatggtccaaacacactaagacagtcgtgaagggtgcacgacaaagcctattccccctcgggagactgaaaagacttggcatgggtcctcagatccccaAAATATTCTACAGCATGggtcctcttttacgctgcttctactctctgtttattatctatgcatagtcactttaactcgacctacatgtacatattacctcaattacctcgactaacctgtgccctcaCATattggctctgtaccggtactccctgtatatagcctcgctaatgttattttactgctgctctttaattatttgttacttgtatttttttattatcttttttttattttttacttaacactgcattgttggttaagggcttgtaagtaagcatttcactgtaaggttgtatttgcCGCATgtcacaaataaaatgtgatttgatcaaatttgatttgaaggtcAGCTACAGAGCTACTACCACTTTTGGGTTATTATAACAAGCCTAAGGCTTAACCCTACATATATTTCTCAATTTGACACAACCAATTTAACTCTACAGAGGACCTgtgtagcctacatcatggaaAAGAAAATAAACTAAATTCCAGGCTGGGCAGCCTGAGATTGTGCAATCAGTTAGTTGTATGGAGCGAAGTAGGGCCAAAGATGGTGGAGGAATAAAGACATTTTACTGAGGCAGTTAACCATTGGAAAAGTTGTCAAGTTTCCTATCTTTGTAAGTGGGCGTTCCCACTCTCACGTGAGCATGCTTACCTCCATAatctcatcaaatcaaatctctTACAAGGCTCACGTGAGAGAGATAACGCTcacttaatatatatattttttttcaatgGGGAAACTGTCCAATAACAGCTGGCTCTGGGGTACTTACTGGCCCCGACCAGAACAAATGTGACCATGAGATGTCTCGCTTTCTCTACCGTCTATGGTCGGTTATTTAACACCGGTTTCGTTAGGTTACTGGTAGGCCAATAGATGCCATCTTTACGGGAAAAACGCTATGGGGCTCTAGTGGCGCATGGGGGGATTCCGACAGCCAAAAAACAAGCAGTGAAATTAAAAGAAAAAGACAGTCTGGGGAAAACTGTCGTCATCGTCACCTTGACATATGTTTTACTGGACAATAATTGCGTCATTACACACGGACTTCGACATTAAACGGATGTTTTACCGTTATTTTTTAGCCCACACGGAATTGAGTTGGATGAACCGGTCAGACTTCCATCCATGACTTGGCAGAATTTTCTATGAACGCGTCTGTCGACTACAGCGCAGACACAAACTGTAGAGCTACATGCAGTAGTAGCCTAATGTATTTACAAATGTCAAAACTACAGCACTAGAAGTTCACAAATATGATTATGATAGCCTATAAGAACATATTTACGATGCAGTCGTTTAATTTCATTAACTTATGAAACAATATAAGGAGTAGTGTGGGAAACGCACATTTGAGTTGAACATGACAGTTTTATTAATCAGGTAACATATGAACCGTTTTAATTAGCCTAATTTTATTTCAACCGTTTGAAATATCCAATACAATATATTTTTTCAACAATGAGGCTATTGTCTAGCATTGCGTCAATAGGCTATAGGTCAACCTTGAGCTATAGTTTCACATAATagcctaaatatatatatatatatataaaacaaaagatGATTTACCTGTTGACTAGGATGAATTTTAGGCATCTCAATTTCCATCATAATAGAGAGTTGTCCCTTCGTAAAGCAAAGTCCAATAtattaaaacaaatatttaaaatCCTTTAGACCTACAGCAATATAAAATGGTGGACTATCAGAAAGCAAGGAGTCCGGCGCAGCGACGTTTTGGCTATGAAGGAAATATTGCTTCTAATCGTATGAAAATGTACGGAAAAATCCAAGCAGTATGATGGCCCTGCCCACAAGTTGCAGCAACCAGTCAAGGGCTCTGAGAGAGCTACGCTGGGATCGTCCCCCTCAATATCCTATTGGGCCATaagaccagtgtgtgtctgtgctctgGACAGCCAATGTAACATTTGCTACAGGTTTATACACGAGGAATTTGTTATGCAACCATAAAAAAATACAAGTTTATTCCATTAACATTTACATAATCTCTGTCCTCATGGATTCATGTTTCTAGAATAGGCCTTTTCGCCCAATTAGCCAATTAGAATTGCATCTTGGTTGACTTTAACAAACATAAAAATGACAGTTATTATGTTATTACAACAGCTATTACAATTGTCGGTAGGCCTAATGTTTAACAATTTAAGTCACATTTATCAATTTGATTATCCTGACAGACAAAACTACCCCAGTCATCTCATGCAGAATGCTGTAAAGATGCATTGTATTTATGTACAGTAGgtttacagtgtcttcagaaacgATTCaaatcacaccccttgactttttccacattctgttgtgttacagcctgaatttaaaatggatttaaattgagattttgtgtcactggcctacacacaataccccataatgtcaaagtggaattatgttattacattttttataaattaatacaaaattaaaagCTTAAATGGCTtaggtcaataagtattcaacccctttcttatggcaagcctaaataaattcaggagtaaaaatgtgcttaacaagtcacaagttcctcggcatacacatcactgacaaactgaaatggtccacccacacagacagtgtggtgaagaaggcgcaacagcgcctcttcaacctcaggaggctgaagaaatttgtcttggcacctaaaacccacaaacttttacagatgcacaattgagagcagcctgtcgggctgtatcaccgcctagtacggcaactgcactgcccgcaaccgcagggctctccagagggtagtgcggtctgcccaacccatcaccggggacaaactacctgccctccaggacacctacagcaccagatgtcaaatgaaggccaaaaagatcatcaaggacaacaaccacccgagccactgcctgttcaccctgctatcatccagaaggcgaggtcagtaaaggtgcatcaaagctgggaccgagacatagaagctgtttttcaatctcaaggccatccgactgttaaatagccatcacaagCACATTAGAGGCCGCTGccctatatacactaccggtcaaaagttttagaacacctactcattcaagggtttttctgtatttttactattttatacattgtagaataacagtgaagacatcaacactatgaaataacagatatggaatcatgtagtaaacaaaaaagtgttaaacaaaacaaaatatattttatgagattcttcaaatagccaccctttgccttgattacagctttgcacaccattggcattctctcaaccagcttcaccaggaatgcttttccaacagtcttgaaggagttcgaacatatgctgagcacttgttggctgcttttcctttactctgcagtccgactcatcccaaaccatctcaatttggttgaggtcgggggattgtggaggccaggttatctgatgcagcactcaatcactctccttcttggtcaaatagccttaacacagcctggaggtgtgttgggtcattgtcctgttgaaaaacaaatgatagtcccactaaacccaaaccagatgggatggcatatcgctgcagaatgctgtggtagccatgctagttaagtgtgccttgaattctaaataaatcacagacagtatcaCCAGAAAAGCCCCCCCACActacaacacctcctcctccatgcttcacggtgggaaatacacgtCTTACagagacacagtggttggaacgaAAAATCtaacatttccaccggtctattgtccattgtttgtgtttcttggcccaagcgagtctcttcttattattggtgtcctttagtagtggtttcttttcagctaTTCggccattaaggcctgattcacatagtctcctctgaacagttgat encodes the following:
- the LOC139538964 gene encoding nuclear factor erythroid 2-related factor 2-like, whose amino-acid sequence is MMEIEMPKIHPSQQDIDLIDILWRQDIDLGAGREVFDYCQRQKEHELQQQREQEEDKRLQQQKEQEKALLAQLQLDEETGEFVPRLATSGQPLQTATSAASSQVIQDVSFTVDGDAMSFDECMQLLAETFPLVEATENTSSSLDAAVAPAPNSSHIMMKSDPPALTQLPLLPAPLPPQRTSPDLEQAWMELLSLPELQQCLNMEMEDTREQTGRYLPTNTTPEDPNYSFYPLPNLEEVASNTADVCPPEFINTFEESFPNMAPLDHLSQMTLKAPDLNTHFSADTFCDIFYPDVVNTKVTSVTLPCGQGNGGNSLAEIPNKPTFRPMELQDLSPADTFDRDNKPEIMTECPDSDSGVSVEASSYSSSPEKSMYGDRSFGGYSDSDMDEMDSNPGSAQSDYSEMFSLSFQPDGLQTPLSVLPQQRDKEPKHGKTEPDDETGHSELPFTKDKKRRRSEKRLSRDEQRAKALQIPFTVDMIIDLPVDNFNEMMSKHQLNEAQLALVRDIRRRGKNKVAAQNCRKRKMENITELEYDLDSLKEEKERLQTEKTKNDSGLRKMKQQLNTLYLEVFRLLRDEDGKPYSPLEYSLQQTTDGTVFLVPRIKKTLIKKKDS